CGCCAGAACGCGCGGAGGTCGTCGCGGTACTTGCCGTTCCACTCCGACCAGTCCGCGGGGAACCCACCGACCTGGTAGCCGGCGGTGTCCCACGGCTCGGCGATCATCTTGACCTCGCGGAGCACCGGGTCCTGGTGGACGATGTCGAGGAACGCGGAGTGCTTCTCAGCCTCGCCGTCCTGCCGGGTCAGGGTGGTGGCGAGGTCGAAGCGGAAGCCGTCGACGTGCATCTCCTCCACCCAGTAGCGGAGCGAGTCGGTGATGAGCCCGAGTGCGGACGGGTGCGACACGTTGAGGCTGTTGCCGGTGCCGGTGGTGTCGAAGTAGTTCGCCTCGTCACCCTCGACCAACCGGTAGTACGCCTGGTTGTCGATGCCCTTGAAGGACAGCGTCGGGCCCATGTGGTTGCCCTCGGCGGTGTGGTTGTAGACGACGTCCATGATGACCTCGAGCCCGGCGGCGTGCAGGGCCTTGACCATCTCCTTGAACTCGGTCACCTGCTGCCCGGAGGTGCCGGAGGACGAGTACTCGTCGTGCGGGGCGAAGAACCCGATGGAGTTGTAGCCCCAGTAGTTCCGGAGGCCCTTGTCCGCGAGGGTCGAGTCCTGGACGAACTGGTGCGTGGGCAGGAGTTCGACGGCGGTGACGCCGAGGTCGGTGAGGTGCTTGATCGCTGCCGGGTGCGCGAGGCCGGCGTAGGTGCCGCGGATCTCCTCGGGGACGTCGGGGTGCTGCTTCGTGAACCCCTTGACGTGCACCTCGTACACGACGGTGTCGGCGTACGACGTCCCGGGTCGGGTGTCGCCGGCCCAGTCGAACGCGCGGTCGGCGACGACGGACTTCGGCATCGCGCTCGCGGAGTCGGTGTCGTCGAGCTGGTCCGGCTGCTCCATGTCGTGCCCGAACAGTGCCTGGCCCCACTCGTACGTGCCGTCGATCGCGGTCGCGTAGGGGTCGAGCAGGAGCTTGGCCGGGTTGTGCCGCAGGCCGTTCGCGGGGTCCCACGCACCGTGCACGCGGAAGCCGTAGCGGGTACCGACGGTGACGTCCGGGACGACGTCGTGGAAGGTGTACCCGGTGCGGTTCGTGAGTTCGGTGCGGTGTTCGGTGCCGTCCTCGTCGAAGCGGCAGAACTCGACGCGCTCGGCGGTGCTGGAGAAGAGTGCGACGTTCGCGCCGCCGTCGACGAGCGTCACGCCGAGCGGGGTGCGGGAGGAAGTGGTCATGTCGTCCTTGTACCGGTCGGTCACTGTGACCTGTGCCGGACGACGTACCCCGGGCGGGTCGGCCGGTCGTAGGATCGGCTCGTGACCACCGGTGCTCCGCGCTCCCGCCCCGCCCTCGTGACCGCTGCCGTCGTGCTCTGGCTGGTGGTGTCCGCCGCCCAGCTGATCGGCCCCACCCTGGTGATCGGCCGGACAGCAGCGCAGTACGGGCCGTGGTCCGTCGCCGGGTACGTCATCGGGCTCGGGCTCATCGGGTTCGTCGTCTTCGGCGCGATCCGACTGGCGCGAGGCTCCGGCCGCGCACGGTTCTGGCTGGCGGTGCTCGCCACGTTCGCCCTGCTGAACGCGGTGGTCCCACCGTACGGCCTGACCACCGCCGAGCGCGTGGCCGCAGCCCTCGCCGGGGTGCTCCCGTACCTGCCGCCGGCGCGCGCCTGGTTCCCGCCGCGGCTCGCTCGCACTCCGAAGCCGCAGCAGCCGCGCGTAGTCGGCTGGGACCCGGAGACGGGCGAGCCGATCCGCGCCAGCGAGTGACGGACTAGTCCGCCTGGGGGTCCTCGGGCTCGCCGCCCGAGTCGTGGTCGCTGTCCTGCGAGGGGTCCTCGGTCGCGTCGCCCGACGGCGATCCGTCCGGCAGGTCCTCGGTGTACTCGCGCTCGGCGTCGGACGGCTGGCTGCTGCTCGTGTCGCTCATGGCCGGGACGCTACGCGCGGCGCGCGTCATGCTCTTCCAGGCGACCGAGAGACGGCCGGGAGGCGCGGTGCGGGCCCGCACCGCGCCGCCCGGCCGTCGTCCCGTTCCGCCTACTGCACCACCGGCTGCGGCAGTGCGGCGAGGATCTCGGCGGCCGCTTCGCGGCCCATCCGCACCGCCCCGTCCACGTGCTGGTACCCGTGCCCGGCGAGGTCGCTCGACGCGAACCGCAGCGGTCCGACGGCGGCGCGCTGGTCGGCGCCGTACCGGACGAGCCCGCCGAGGTCGAAGCTCGCGGCGTAGGCGCCACGGGTCCACTCCTCGGTGCCCCAGTCGCTCTCGTAGTAGACGACCGGGCGGCGCGCCTCGTCACCGTAGTAGTGCGCGAGCGAGTCGAGCACGCGGGCCTTGCGTTCCACCGCCGACAGCGCGAAGACGTCGTCCGCGTGCTGGTCGGAGACGAACCCGACGAGCGTGCCCTGCTCCGAGCCGTGCATCGAGTTGTCGTACGCCTCGTGCACGAGCTCGTACGGGCTGAACGCGGTGCCGGACAGCCCCGCGCCCCGCCAGAACGGCCGGTCGTAGACGGCGTGCACCTTGATGACGAAGCCCATCGAGAGGTGCTGGTGGAGCTGGTGCTGCCGTCGGGGCAGCGGCGGCTCGTAGGAGATCCGCGAGTACAGGGGCGGCGGGACGGCCACGAGGGCCTGCCGCGCTCGGACCTCGACGCCGCCGTCGGCGATCGCGACCACGCCCTCGTCGTCCCAGCGGAGCGTCCGGACCGGGGCGTTCAGGTGCACGTCGTCGCCGAGCCGGGCGGCCAGGCGCTCGGAGACCTGCTGCATCCCGCCGACGACGCGCTTGTCGAGGATGAAGTCGGCGTCGACGAGGTTCGAGAAGCTCCCCGCGGAGGCCGCCATGAGCAGGGCCTGCAGGGCGGAGAACGTGTGCGCGGGCTTCGTCAACATCGCGCCGGCGATGAAGAGCTCGACGTTCTCGGTCGCGACCCGGTCGTCGCTGAGCCGCCGGAGCCACTCGCGGAAGGAGACCTCGTCGAGCGCCGCGGCGTCCGGCGTCTCCCAGGGCCGCGACGGGTCGACCTTCGCGACGTACTCGTCCACGACGGCCACGAGCCGTTCGATCTCGGTCGCGGTGGCCTCGGGCAGCGGGAAGATGTCGCCGGTGTACTCGGTGCGGGAGCCGTGCTGGTCGATGTAGACGCTCGAGCCCTCGCGGTACCGGTCGTACGTCGCGAGCCCGAGCTGGTCGAGCGTCTCGAGCAGGGCGGTCTGGTCCGGGGAGACCCACTGCCCGCCGATCTCGAGCGTGACGCCCTCGATGTCGTTCGTCCACGTCCGGCCGCCGACGCGGTCACGGGCCTCGAGCACGGCGACGCTCCGGCCCTGCGCGACGAGACGGTTCGCGGCGACGAGGCCGGTCACCCCGGCGCCGATGACGACGACGTCCTTCTCGATGGTCATCGCTGCGTTCCCTTCGTGCGCCCGAACGGGTCGGGCGTCAGTGTGTACATGGTCTCGAGGTACTCGTGCAGGCCCTCGCCGCCGCCCTCGCGGCCGAGCCCGGACTGCTTGACGCCGCCGAACGGGGCGGAGGCGTTCGACACGATGCCGGTGTTCAGCCCGAGCATGCCGGTCTCGAGCCGCTCCATGAGCCGCTGTCCGCGGGCGGGGTCCTCGGTGAACGCGTACCCGACGAGGCCGTACTCGGTGTCGTTCGCCGCGGCGATGCCCTCGTCCTCGGAGGAGAAGGTGCGGATCGCGAGGACCGGTCCGAAGATCTCGTCGCGGAGCAGGTCGCTGCCGGGCTGCACGTCGGTGATCACCGTCGGCGCGTAGAACGTCCCGGGGCCGTCCACGGGCTGGCCGCCGGTGCGGAGGGTGGCGCCTCGGTCGAGGGCGTCGGTCACGAGCCGGTGCGCCTTGTCGACGGCGCGCTGGTCGATGAGCGGTCCGATGGCGACGCCGTCCTCGGTGCCGCGGCCGACGGTCATCGCCTCGACGCGTTCCGTGAGCCGCCGGGCGAACTCCTCGGCGACCGACTCCTGCACGATGAACCGGTTGGCCGCGGTGCACGCCTGCCCGGTGTTGCGGAACTTCGCCGCGAGGGCACCCTCGACGGCGAGGTCGAGGTCGGCGTCCTCGAAGACGAGGAACGGCGCGTTGCCCCCGAGCTCCATGCTCGTGCGGAGGACGTTCTGCGCGGCCTGCGCGAGCAGTGTCCGGCCGACGGGGGTCGACCCCGTGAACGACAGCTTGCGGAGCCGGGGGTCGTTGATGATCGGTTCGGAGAGCGCGCCGGCGTGGCTCGTCGGGACGACGTTGACGACCCCGGCGGGCACCCCGGCCTCGAGCAGCAGGTCCGCGAACAGCAGGGTCGTGAGCGGGGTGAGCTCGGCCGGCTTCACGACCGCGGTGCACCCGGCGGCGAGCGCGGGGGCGATCTTGCGCGTCGCCATCGCGAGCGGGAAGTTCCACGGGGTGATGAGGAACGTCGGACCGACGGGCTTGTGGGTGACGATCGCGCGCCCGGAGCCCTCGGGGTTGGTGCCGTAGGAGCCGCCGATCCGGACGGCCTCCTCGGAGAACCAGCGGAGGAACTCGCCGCCGTACGTGACCTCGCCGTTCGCCTCGGCGAGCGGCTTGCCCATCTCGAGCGTCATGAGGAGCGCGAAGTCCGCGCGGCGCTCCTGGAGCAGGTCGAACGCCTTCCGCAGGACCTCGGCGCGCTGCCGCGGCGGGGTCGACGCCCAGGCCTGCTGGGCAGCTGCGGCGGCGTCGAGGGCACGGACACCGTCTTCGGGGGTTGCATCGGCGATCTCGAGGAGCGTCTCCCCGGTCGACGGGTCGACGACGGGGAACGTCGCGCCGTCGGCTGCCTGCTGCCAGGTGCCGTCGACCAGGAGGCCCGTGGGGACCTTCGCGAGCAGCTCGCGTTCGGCGTCGGTGCGGGTGCTGAGGTCGGTCTGGGTGTCGGTCATGCTGCGGCGAGTCCTTCCAGGACGACGTCCAGGCCTTCGCGGAGGAGGGCGTCGTCGATCGCGAGCGGGGGGAGGAAGCGGAGGACGTTGCCGTACGTCCCCGCGGTGAGCGCGATCACACCGTGCTCGTACGCGTACTTGACCACACGACCGGTGAGCGCGGCATCGGGTTCGCCGGTCTCCGGGTCGACGAGCTCGATCGCGACCATGGCGCCGCGGCCCCGGACGTCGCCGATGCGGGGGTCCTCGGCCTGCGCGGAACGGAGGCGCCCGAGCAGGAGGTCGCCGATGGCTGCCGCGCGCTCCACGAGCCCGTCGTGCTCGAAGGCGTCGATCGCGGCGAGTGCGGCGGCGCAGGCGACCGGGTTGCCCCCGTACGTGCCGCCGAGGCCGCCGACGTGCGCGGAGTCCATGATGTCGGCACGACCGGTGACGGCGGAGAGCGGCATCCCGCCGGCCATGCCCTTCGCGGTCGTGACGAGGTCGGGGACGATGCCCTCGTGCTCGCTGGCGAACATCGCGCCGGTGCGGGCGAACCCGGTCTGGACCTCGTCGGCGATGAAGACGACGCCGTTCGCGGTCGCCCACTCGGACAGCGCCGACAGGAACCCTGGTGCGGGGACGACGAAGCCGCCCTCGCCCTGGATCGGCTCGATGAGCACGGCCGCGGTGTTCTCGGTGCCGACCTGCTTCTCGATCTGGGTGATCGCGCGCTTCGCGGCCTCGGCGCCGGACAGGCCGCCGTCGCGGAAGGGGTAGGACATCGGGACGCGGTAGACCTCGGGGGCGAACGGGCCGAAGCCGTTCTTGTACGGCTGGTTCTTCGCCGTCAGCGCCATCGTGAGGTTCGTCCGACCGTGGTACGCGTGGTCGAACACCACGACGGCCTGCTTGCCGGTGTGCTTGCGCGCGATCTTCACGGCGTTCTCGACGGCCTCGGCACCGGAGTTGAACAGGGCCGTCCGCTTCTCGTGGTCACCGGGGGTCAGCCGGTTCAGGGCCTCGGCCACCTCGACGTAGCCGTCGTACGCCGCGATCGTGAAGCACGTGTGCGTGAACGACGCGACCTGCTGCTGCACGGCCTCGACCACGCGGGGGTGGGCGTTGCCGACGCTCGTCACGGCGATGCCGGACCCGAGGTCGACGAACGAGTTGCCGTCCGCGTCGACGACGACACCGCCCCCGGCCGCGACGACCGCGATCGGTACCGCGACCCCGACGCCTGCGGCCACCGCGGCGCGCTTGCGGTCCATGAGCTCCCGCGAGCGGGGACCCGGCACCTCGGTGACGAGCCGGCGCTCCTGCGGCAGCGAGGGGCCGCCCGTGGCGGCGCTGGTCGAGGGTGCGACGGTGGAGGTCATGCGGCGATCGTAGGAGCCTCGCGCCGGGAGCCCCACCGTCCACGGCGTACAGCAGTACTGGCCTCGTTCGCCATAGCGGATAGAGTCCGACCATGTCCGCGACCCTGCGTTCCCTGCTCCACCGCGCCGACCTCCGGCTCCGGCTGCTCACGCGCGACGACGCCCCGGCGCTGGACGCCCCGCTGTCCTGGCTGCACAGCTCCGACCTCGAGGACCCGACGCCGTTCCTCGCCGACGGGCAGGGCCTGCTGACGACGGGCACACAGTTCGGCGACGCCGAGGTGGACGCGGAGGTCGCCGAGGGCTACGTCGACCGACTCCGGCGGCGCGGCGTCGTCGCGCTCGGATTCGGCACGGAGGTCGTCCGGAACGGCACCCCGGCGTCGCTGGTCGCGGCCTGTGACGCGCACGGCCTGCCGCTCTTCGAGGTGCCCTACGAGACGTCGTTCATCGCCGTCGCGCAGGCGAACGCCGACGCGGTGTCCCGCGAGGCCAACGCCCGGAACGCGTGGGCACTCGCGGCACAGCGGGCGATCTCGCTCGCGGCGATGCGGCCGGACGGGCTCGGCGCGACGATCGCCGAGCTCTCCCGGCAGCTCGACGGCTGGGTCGGGCTCTTCGACCTCTCCGGGCGGCTCGACCGCGGGTTCCCCGACGGTGCCGTCCCGGTCACCGACCTCGACGTGCTGCGGTCCGAGGCGCTGCGGCTCCTGCGCGCGGGTCAGCGGGCGAGCCTGCCGGTCACCACCGAGCACCGCACCGGGTACACGCTCCAGACGCTCGGCAGCGGCGGGCACCTCGCCGGTGTGCTGGCGATCCAGAACGGCGGGGCGCTCGACCGGGCGGGCCGCGAGGTCGTCACCGCCGTCATCGCCCTCGCCGGACTGGCCCTGCAGCAGAACCGCGAGCTCGCCCGGGCCCGGGGGCTCCTGCGCACCGGACTCCTCACGATGCTGTCGGTCGGGGACCCGGCCGTCGTCGACTCGACCTCGCGCGAGGTCTGGGGGCCGTTGCCCGCGGAACCGGTGCGGATCGCGGCCGTCGACGTGGCCGACCAGGACCTCGACGCGGTCGTCGACCTGCTCGAGCTCTGGGTGCAGGACCGCCCCGGCCGCTTGTTCTTCGCCGTGGACGACGCGCTCTTCCTCTGCGTCGGCGCGGAGGACACCGCGGTGGTCGAGGAGCTCGTCGACCGCTTCGAACTGCACGCCGGACTCTCCGACGGGGCCTCGTACCGGTACTTCGGCCGCGCCCGCACCGAGGCCGTGCAGGCGCTCGACCGGCGCCGCGAAGGACGTCCCGGCACGACCGAGTTCGGCGACCTCGCCCGTGAGGGGGTGCTCGCCCACCTGGCCCACGTCGACGTCGACGCCGGGGCCGTCGCACGCGCCTTCCTCGCCCCGCTGCTCGACCACGACCGGGCCTCGGGGACCGATCTCACCCGGACCGTCCGGACCTGGCTGGAGCAGAACTGCGAGTACGACCGCACCGCGCAGGCCCTCGGCGTCCACCGGCACACCGCCCGCGCCCGGGTGGAACACGCCGGCCGGCTGCTCGACCGCGACCTCTCCGCGTTCGCCACCCGCGCCGACCTCTGGGCCGCGTTCGTCGTCGACGGCAGCGGCGGCCCGATCGGCGCCACCGGTACGACCGGCACCGGCGGAGTGGCTGCCGTCTAGGCTGTGCGCGTGCCGACCACACCGCCCCGCCGGCGCCTCAGCCCGGCCGAGCGGGAGTCCCAGATCACCGAGACGGCCGCCGCGGTCGCCCGTACCGACGGCCTCACCGCCGTCACGCTGCGCGGGGTCGCCGCGGCCGTCGGGGTCGCCCCCTCACTCGTGGCGCACTACCGCCCGGTGATGGAGGACCTCGTCGGCGAGACGTTCCGCTCGATCGCGTCGGCCGAGGTCGCCGAGGTCGCCGGGCTCGTGGCCCACGAGGCCGACCCGGTCGCACGGCTGGCCGTCCTGGTCACCGCCGTCACCGATCCCGCCCGCGACGACGTGGCCGTCCTCTGGGCCGACGCCTGGAGCCTCGGCCGGACGAACGCGGTGCTCGCCGCCGCCGCGCGCGACGTCATGGACGACTGGCAGCGGCTCGCGACCGCTGTCGTCGAGGCGGGGGTGGGCGCCGGGGTCCTGCACGCCGAGGACCCGGCGGCCGTCGGACGGCTGCTCTTCGCCCTCGTCGACGCCACGAACGGCTACGCCCTCGTCGACCACCTCGACCGGTCGACGCGTGACGATCTCGTCCGGAGCACGATCGCCCGCGCCGTCGGCCTCGACGCGGCCACCCTGCGGCGCTGAGCGTCGTCGCCGCGCGAGCGCAGCGCGACCGCGCACCGGACTGGAGGCACGGGTCGGGCCCGCCCCGTGCCTCCAGATCGGAGGTGGCAACGCTCACCCCAGGACGCGCGCCGTCCAGTCGGCGAGCGCCGCGACCGCGCGGCGGGACACCGCCGCGTCCGGGACCATGCTCGTGAAGCCGTGGAACGCGCCCGGCCAGACGTGCAGCTCCGCGTCGACGCCCGCGGCCCAGAGGGCGCTCGCGTAGGCGACCGTCTCGTCGCGGAAGACCTCCGCGGTGCCGCAGTCGAGGTACGTCGGCGGGAGCCCGTCGAGGTCCGTCGCCCGTGCCGGCGCGGCGTACTCGGACACGTCTGCGGTCGCGCGGCGGGCGCCGAGGTACGCGTCCCAGCCGAAGCGCGTGAGCTGCCGGTCCGCGACCCCGACGCCGTCGATCTGCCGGGTCGACACGGACGCATCGCGGTCGTCGAGCATCGGCGAGACGAGCACCTGCGCGAGCACGCTCGGCCCCTGCCGGTCACGGGCGAGCAGGACCGTCCCCGCCGCGAGCCCTCCGCCCGCGCTCTGCCCGGCGACGACGATGCGCTCCGGATCGACCCCGAGCTCCTCGGCGTGCTCCGCGACCCAGACCAGTCCGGCGTAGCAGTCCTCGACCGGGTACGGATCGGGGTGCTCGGGCGCGAGGCGGTAGTCGACGCTCACGAGCACGACGTCGTGGTGGTCGAGGAGCCACGGGTCGTAGGAGTCGAGGTTGCCGAGGTGGTGCCCGAACACCATGCCGCCGCCGTGGATCGCGTACACGACCGGCGCGGTGCCGGTGCGGCCTCGGCGCTGGATGACCGCGAGGTCGATCGGATCGCCGAGGTGTCCCGGCACGCTGATGCTGCGCCGTTCGAGCCCGCGGCTCTCGAGACGGGCGTCGAGCTCGGCCTCGGTGACGTCGAGCTGGCGCATCCGGGGCAGGGCCTCGGGTGTCACGGTGAACGGTCCGCGGGCGGCGAGCGCGTCGAGGAACGGGACGAGCTCGGGGTCGAACGGCGGGTAGGCGAGACGGTCGCTGGGCACGGGGTGGATCGGCACGGGGTGCACTCCTTCGGTGAGAAGTGGCGACTCCCGTGAGACGCGTGCGTGGTCTCGTGCGCCGGAGCCCACGGACGTTTTCCCTCTGCCGCGACCCTAGCGCACCGTCACGGTCCCTCCCGGTTCCGCTCCCGCCGACGGCGGACCGCGACCAGAAGCGCAGCAATGCCATGTTTTACATTTCAATACTGGCGCGCCAAGGTGGGCGATGTGGCGGCTGCGATCGCCACGAAAGACGAAACATGCCGGCACCGACGCCGGAGAGAAGGGGAAGACGTCCGTGAGTTCGAAGAAACATCAGCGTGTCGCCGCGATCGGCCTTGGCCCACTCGTGGTTGCGGCATCGACGTTGCTCGTTGCCCCGGCGAACGCAGCGACCCGCACAGCCGAGGCGGCAGACATCTCATCTCCGGCCACGTCTGTTCTCAAGGAGATCAGACGCGAACTCGTGATTTCCGGCTCAGGCGCAGAACTCGCCTCCTTTGACCGTCTGAGCAGCACGCAACGCAACGAGCTTGCGTCCTACTTCCTCTACCCCGCGCCACGGGGCAACCCGAACGCCAGCGGTGCACCAGTCGAGCACGGAACGGTGCGGAGTTCGGGAGACTTCGAGTGGGGTGTCGACTTCGATGTGTCGGAGGCTGAGACACCGCTCGCTGAGCAGCCAGGAATCACCGCGGCCTCTCGCAGCTCCTGGGGAACGCAGTGGTTCTCATTCGCTGGGATCAAGCTCACTGAGACGAAGGTCTCCATGACCTACGAGTACAGCGGCACCACCGCCCGCAAGATGCTCGGCTACTCCTGCACTGTCGTTCGGAACATCCAGCCGTTCACCGAGGTGCGGACCTCGAAGAACAGCGGCTACGTCAGCGGTGGGCAAGCAACGTCGAAGTGCAAGGTCGTCGTGAAGCGCGGGGTCCTGACACCGTGGGGGACGGTTGCTTGGAGCACGTACTCGGCCATCCAGCGTCTCAGCGCGAGGGGGAACGGAGCGATCACGGCGAATCGCTGGGAGTGAACACCGTGCTGAACACCCAAGGAGGTAAGTCGTGAACCCTCTCGTACCGACCGTGCTGGACGGCACGTTGATGGTCGTCTCGCTCGTGGCGCTGGTGCTCTCGTTGGGCGCGTTCCTCTCCCTCGCTCGTGCAGGAGCGCTGACAGGTCGTCGTGGTCTCGCCTGGACGCTGGTGGTCCTGTTCGTCCCGTTCCTCGGGGCCACGGCGTGGTTCGTCGCACGGCACCGCGAGCGCGCGGCGGCGCGGCGGAAGCGCGGCGCCCACTGACGCGGTGCGATCCCACCGTGACCACACGACGAACGGGAGGCACGGTGCCAGCCGGCACCGTGCCTCCCGTCCGTCAGCGCGTCAGCGTGTCAGCCCTTGACCGGGATCGACTGCGCCTTGAGCGCCGCCACGGTCTTGGACTGCCCCGACTCGAGCGCCTCGAGGAGCGTGCCGTTCCCGGACGCCGCCTGGCCGAACCCGTCGGACACGTCCGAGTAGGTCTGCGTCATGGTCGGACCCCAGGTGAAGGGCTGGATGTCCTTCGCCGCGGAGGCGAACTCCTCGTAGATCTTCTGGTTGCCGTAGAAGGGGAGCCCCTCGGTCAGCGCGGGGAGGTCGGCACCGGTGGTGGACGCCGGGTAGAGGTTGGCCTCCTTGTTGAGGGCAGCGAGCGCCTCCTTCGAGGTGTTCAGCCACACGAGGAACTTCGACGCCTCGGCCGGGTGCTTGCTGCCCGTGAAGACGACGTTGGACGAGCCACCCCAGGCAGCGGACTTGGTCTCACCCGAGGTCCACTGCGGCATCGGCGCGACGGCCCACTTGCCCGAGGTCGAGGGCGCACCGCTCGAGATGGTGTTCGCTCCCCAGACGGCGGAGACCCAGGTCCAGTCCTGGCCCTTGTCGTACGCGTTGTTCCACTGGTCGGTGAAGCTCGGCAGCGTGTTGACGAGCTTCTTGTCGATGAGGTCCTGCCAGTAGTCGGCGACCTTCTTCGACGCACTGTCGGTGAGGTTCACGTTCCAGTCCGAGCCGGAGTTCGAGAACCACTGGCCGCCGGCCTGCGAGACGAGCCCGGCGAACTGGTTGACGTCGCCCTTGGCGAAGTTGGTGATGTTGCCGCCCATCGCCTTGATCTTCACGGCGTCCTCGGCGTACTCGTCCCAGGTCTTCGGCACGTCGAGGCCGGCCTTCTCGAACAGGTCCTTGCGGTAGTACAGCGCCATCGGGCC
This is a stretch of genomic DNA from Curtobacterium sp. 458. It encodes these proteins:
- a CDS encoding sugar ABC transporter substrate-binding protein, producing the protein MKTTKFLSVAAVAVAATVALAGCSAGGSGSGGGSDTAAASCKPSSGKVTLDFTTWVPNMDKVVAIWNKENPDIQVKVSIVANGNSGTYQNFFNQLKAKQAPDIGQVEYDTLPAFRVQGGLEDIGACAGISDAKKDFSSGLWNQVTFGESKSVYAVPQDSGPMALYYRKDLFEKAGLDVPKTWDEYAEDAVKIKAMGGNITNFAKGDVNQFAGLVSQAGGQWFSNSGSDWNVNLTDSASKKVADYWQDLIDKKLVNTLPSFTDQWNNAYDKGQDWTWVSAVWGANTISSGAPSTSGKWAVAPMPQWTSGETKSAAWGGSSNVVFTGSKHPAEASKFLVWLNTSKEALAALNKEANLYPASTTGADLPALTEGLPFYGNQKIYEEFASAAKDIQPFTWGPTMTQTYSDVSDGFGQAASGNGTLLEALESGQSKTVAALKAQSIPVKG